The Helicobacter canis genomic sequence AGTGCTAGGAGTGTGAAAATATATAAACTCCCAAACACCACAGGATAATCCCTACTTAGCAAGCTCTCATAGCCCAAAAGCCCTAGCCCATCAAGGCTAAAGAGCATTTCAATCATCAAGCTCCCGCTAAGAAACATTCCTAAAAACGCGCTAGGAAATGACGCAATCACTAGCAGCATAGCATTGCGGAAAATATGCCCATAGAGTATGCGCGCTTCACTCACGCCCTTTGCCCTAGCGCACAGCACATAGGGCTTATGTAGCTCATCGATGAAAGAATGCTTTGTAAGGAAAGTAAGCCACGCTAGAGAGCCAAGTGAAAGGCATAGCACCGGCAGTGTGATATGATGCAAATAATCAAGCACCTTGCCAGCAGGGCTTAATAGCTCAAAATCATCGCTTACTAGCCCACGCAGTGGAAATATCTCCCACATACTTGCTAAAAACACTATCCCCACCACGCCAAACAAAAACGGCGGCACAGCATTGCACACCACGATGATAAATGAGCTTATGCTATCAAAGCGCGAGCCATTGTGATAGGCATTATACACGCCAAGCGGGATAGCAAGCAGATACATAAGCAGCGTGCTAAACACCCCTAGGCTTATAGATACAGGCAGTTTCTCACAAATGATCTCCCACACAGGAGCCTTGCGGTAGTAGCTCTGCCCAAGATCAAAGACCACATAAGATCTAAGCAGCAGCGCAAACCGCTCCCATAAGGGCTTATCAAAGCCGTATTGCACTCTTAGCTCTTCTATCAGCGCACTAGGCACGCCTTTGCTAGCTTTATACTCACTAGGCTTAATGCCAGCTCCAGCTTCGCTTATATGGCTAGATTCTAGCTTGCTTATCATCTGCTCCACAGGACCGCCCG encodes the following:
- a CDS encoding ABC transporter permease subunit: MLIYIVKRLGLLIPTLFGIITLNFLLIQLAPGGPVEQMISKLESSHISEAGAGIKPSEYKASKGVPSALIEELRVQYGFDKPLWERFALLLRSYVVFDLGQSYYRKAPVWEIICEKLPVSISLGVFSTLLMYLLAIPLGVYNAYHNGSRFDSISSFIIVVCNAVPPFLFGVVGIVFLASMWEIFPLRGLVSDDFELLSPAGKVLDYLHHITLPVLCLSLGSLAWLTFLTKHSFIDELHKPYVLCARAKGVSEARILYGHIFRNAMLLVIASFPSAFLGMFLSGSLMIEMLFSLDGLGLLGYESLLSRDYPVVFGSLYIFTLLALVFGILSDIAYTLIDPRIHFDTR